In the genome of Synergistaceae bacterium, one region contains:
- a CDS encoding TRZ/ATZ family protein, translated as MSPVRVQTPLTEAVSRKLEAGDELLLSGRLYVARDAAHRLIVEALGRGEQPPVDLGGAVIFYAGPAPARSGMATGAIGPTTSYRMDPFTPLLLKQGVLGMIGKGMRSKEVISCMMKHGAVYLGATGGIAALLARTVISSRVVCYEELGPEALRELETRDMPLTVLIDSKGRSIYSEGPAKFIRSRTP; from the coding sequence TTGAGCCCCGTTCGCGTGCAAACGCCCCTCACGGAGGCCGTAAGCAGAAAACTGGAGGCGGGGGACGAACTCCTGCTCTCCGGACGGCTCTATGTCGCCAGGGACGCGGCGCACAGGCTGATCGTCGAGGCCTTGGGCAGGGGAGAGCAGCCCCCGGTAGACCTGGGAGGCGCCGTGATCTTCTACGCGGGACCCGCGCCCGCACGCTCCGGAATGGCGACCGGAGCCATAGGGCCGACCACCAGCTACAGGATGGATCCTTTCACCCCTCTGTTGCTGAAGCAAGGGGTGCTGGGAATGATAGGGAAGGGGATGCGTTCAAAGGAGGTCATTTCGTGCATGATGAAACACGGGGCGGTCTACCTGGGCGCGACCGGCGGCATTGCCGCTCTCTTGGCCCGAACCGTCATCTCCTCGAGGGTAGTATGCTACGAAGAGCTCGGCCCGGAGGCGCTTCGCGAGCTCGAGACGAGGGATATGCCGCTGACCGTGCTGATCGATTCAAAGGGCAGGTCCATATACAGCGAGGGCCCTGCTAAGTTCATTCGCAGTCGGACGCCGTAG
- a CDS encoding site-specific integrase has protein sequence MQLKLTQNYVVNLKPTGSRYKIHDTVISGLVLLVLESGRKTWYCDYDRHSDYSTGRKRTNHKIGPADLITVAEAREMAREFLSRVARGEDPDAEKLAPRPLTLREFITEFYAPWAIENRPSGENTIRIIMSSFPSFLDLTPAAISILQIERWRNTDKAAKKSKSASLNRKTSALKAALNWGVKRGLIEKHSLARLEPLSETDSEQMVRFLSDEEFERLMAALDVREEKMRSERDTYNAWRDARGLTPFPDLRKAPYVDYLKPMVIISLNTGIRKNSLFSLEWRDVDLDGGILTLRAAASKSGKINYVPLNRPALEAFTLWRKQSEDQGEKSLVFLSPKTGGKFDNCQSSWEGLLKEAGIENFRWHDMRHHFASKLVMKGADLNTVRELLGHSDLKMTLRYAHLAPEIKKNAVAMLE, from the coding sequence TTGCAGCTTAAACTTACCCAGAATTACGTTGTGAATCTGAAGCCTACCGGGTCGAGATACAAGATCCACGATACTGTCATAAGCGGCCTTGTCCTCCTTGTCTTAGAGTCCGGCAGGAAGACATGGTATTGCGATTACGACCGCCATTCAGATTATAGCACCGGAAGAAAGCGAACGAACCATAAAATAGGGCCAGCAGACCTGATCACTGTCGCCGAAGCCAGGGAAATGGCGCGGGAATTTCTTTCGAGAGTTGCCCGCGGCGAAGATCCGGACGCGGAAAAACTCGCGCCGAGACCCTTGACTCTTCGGGAGTTTATCACCGAGTTTTACGCACCCTGGGCGATCGAAAACCGTCCCTCCGGAGAGAACACCATCCGCATTATCATGTCCTCATTCCCGTCCTTTCTCGACCTTACGCCGGCCGCAATCTCCATACTTCAGATTGAACGATGGCGTAATACCGATAAGGCCGCTAAGAAAAGCAAATCCGCCTCCTTAAACCGGAAAACCTCAGCCCTCAAGGCCGCTCTGAACTGGGGAGTAAAAAGAGGGCTCATTGAAAAACATTCCCTTGCCCGACTGGAGCCTCTCAGCGAGACTGACAGCGAGCAGATGGTACGATTCCTTTCAGATGAAGAATTTGAGCGTCTGATGGCTGCCCTCGATGTCAGGGAAGAGAAAATGAGAAGTGAGCGGGATACCTATAATGCCTGGAGAGATGCCCGCGGCCTGACCCCGTTCCCGGATCTTCGGAAAGCTCCTTATGTCGACTACCTGAAGCCGATGGTCATCATCTCTCTCAATACAGGAATACGCAAAAACAGCCTCTTCAGCCTCGAATGGCGAGACGTGGATCTGGACGGCGGAATATTGACCCTCCGCGCAGCAGCTTCGAAAAGCGGCAAAATAAATTATGTACCCCTGAACCGCCCGGCACTGGAAGCCTTTACCCTCTGGAGAAAGCAGAGCGAAGACCAGGGGGAGAAGAGCCTGGTCTTTCTCTCGCCGAAGACCGGCGGGAAGTTCGACAACTGTCAGTCGAGCTGGGAGGGATTACTGAAAGAAGCCGGCATTGAAAATTTCCGCTGGCACGACATGAGGCACCACTTCGCAAGCAAGCTCGTGATGAAGGGGGCGGATTTGAATACCGTCCGGGAACTGCTCGGGCATTCAGATCTCAAAATGACCCTGAGATATGCCCACCTGGCGCCTGAGATCAAGAAGAACGCCGTGGCAATGCTCGAGTAA
- a CDS encoding hydroxyacid dehydrogenase → MKIVVLESLSIDKEKLAGVTKPLTDSGHELVVHEDRVDENTLKSRVEDADVLVVANMPLKGDVIGAAKKLKFISVAFTGYDHVDLDKCKEKGVKVSNAGGYSTNSVAELAFGLMIGLLRNIVVLDDVARKEGTKSGYGQSDLKGKTLGVLGTGEIGGTVAELGLAFGCNVIAYSRRENPKLVSKGVKYMPLEEVLKASDIVTIHMPLTNETKGLINKDRLKLMKPTSLLINTAIGPVVDNNALAEALREGVIAGAGLDRVDMEPPIPKDYPLLDAPNTIIVPHIGFATEEALVRRAEITFKNIVKWEKGEQENIVV, encoded by the coding sequence ATGAAAATTGTGGTTTTGGAGTCATTGAGCATCGACAAAGAGAAACTTGCCGGAGTGACCAAGCCTCTGACTGATAGCGGCCACGAGTTGGTCGTGCATGAGGACAGGGTGGACGAAAATACGCTCAAATCCAGGGTCGAGGACGCCGATGTACTGGTGGTGGCCAATATGCCGCTTAAAGGCGACGTGATAGGCGCCGCGAAGAAGCTGAAATTCATCTCCGTGGCATTTACCGGTTACGACCATGTGGATCTGGACAAGTGCAAGGAGAAAGGCGTCAAAGTCTCGAATGCAGGCGGCTACAGCACCAATTCCGTGGCGGAGCTGGCCTTCGGGCTTATGATCGGGCTGTTGCGCAACATTGTGGTTCTGGATGACGTGGCAAGGAAGGAAGGCACGAAAAGCGGCTATGGACAGTCCGATCTGAAGGGAAAGACCCTGGGAGTGCTGGGTACCGGAGAGATAGGCGGTACAGTGGCTGAGTTGGGCCTGGCGTTCGGCTGCAATGTGATCGCATACAGCAGAAGAGAAAATCCGAAGCTGGTGAGCAAAGGCGTGAAATACATGCCCTTGGAGGAGGTCTTGAAGGCGAGCGACATCGTGACAATCCACATGCCGCTTACGAACGAGACCAAGGGCCTGATAAACAAGGACAGGCTTAAGCTCATGAAGCCCACTTCCCTCCTGATAAACACCGCGATCGGGCCTGTCGTCGACAACAATGCGCTGGCGGAGGCGCTGCGCGAGGGTGTGATAGCGGGCGCCGGTCTGGACAGAGTCGACATGGAGCCTCCGATTCCCAAGGACTACCCCCTGCTGGACGCCCCCAACACCATTATCGTTCCACACATAGGGTTCGCAACGGAGGAGGCCTTGGTAAGAAGGGCCGAGATTACATTCAAAAACATTGTTAAATGGGAAAAGGGCGAGCAGGAAAATATTGTCGTCTAA
- a CDS encoding alpha/beta hydrolase has translation MIIRSLQAHGCFGDQEVHMHFFEGDAVEDSPLFLFFHGVHGVASPEEGNKYAYLARSLANDGYIACLAESSRLRRDKETFEGDRVGWATSAFGGKTFAMEIYDACSTLLKASEEHPDRKIILWGFSLGGLISVILAGKETGTFMRQSGLTHDPLPDVEGLVVSGSGDRTRTEATDIMSLPVLDTLGNNEVIHTAASKVTLSFSDFFYGGCDESFDEESSRRIFRSLRLQGERKTFHILPGVDHAFRTLNGTPSTKPLDRMLEITRATLGRFQMTGG, from the coding sequence GTGATAATTCGATCTTTACAGGCGCACGGTTGCTTCGGCGACCAGGAGGTGCACATGCACTTCTTCGAGGGTGACGCCGTGGAGGACTCTCCTCTTTTTCTCTTTTTTCACGGTGTTCACGGCGTCGCGTCCCCCGAGGAGGGAAATAAATACGCCTACTTGGCCCGGTCCCTGGCGAACGACGGATATATCGCCTGCCTTGCCGAGTCGAGCAGGCTGCGCCGGGACAAGGAGACGTTCGAAGGGGACAGGGTGGGCTGGGCGACCTCGGCCTTCGGGGGAAAGACCTTCGCGATGGAGATCTACGATGCCTGTTCCACCCTTCTGAAGGCTTCGGAGGAGCATCCGGACCGCAAGATAATCCTCTGGGGATTCTCCCTGGGAGGGTTGATATCGGTCATCCTCGCGGGCAAGGAGACAGGGACCTTCATGAGACAGTCGGGGCTGACCCACGACCCCCTGCCCGACGTGGAGGGACTGGTCGTCTCCGGTTCGGGCGATCGCACCCGCACGGAGGCGACCGACATAATGTCGCTCCCCGTGCTCGACACGCTGGGGAACAACGAGGTGATCCACACCGCGGCCTCCAAGGTCACCCTCTCTTTCTCCGACTTTTTCTACGGGGGCTGCGACGAGTCCTTCGACGAGGAGTCCTCAAGGCGAATATTCCGCAGCTTGAGGCTTCAGGGCGAGAGGAAAACCTTTCACATACTGCCGGGGGTGGACCACGCCTTCCGCACGCTGAACGGCACTCCCTCGACCAAGCCGCTGGACCGGATGCTCGAAATCACCAGGGCCACCCTGGGGCGCTTCCAAATGACCGGAGGATAA
- the mce gene encoding methylmalonyl-CoA epimerase translates to MKPTVVDHIGIAVKSIDEALKFWQDSLGIKCTGVEEVAEQKVKTAFLPLGDTEVELLEATSDESPVAKFIEKRGEGIHHIAIRVENLERALEAMKEKGIRLIDETPRYGAGGARIAFVHPKGTGGVLLELSER, encoded by the coding sequence ATGAAACCCACGGTGGTCGACCACATTGGAATAGCGGTGAAATCGATAGACGAGGCGCTGAAATTCTGGCAGGACTCCCTCGGAATAAAATGCACGGGCGTCGAGGAGGTGGCCGAGCAGAAGGTCAAGACGGCCTTCCTGCCCCTGGGCGACACGGAGGTCGAGCTGCTGGAGGCCACGTCCGACGAGAGCCCGGTCGCCAAGTTCATCGAGAAGAGAGGCGAGGGGATTCACCACATAGCGATAAGGGTGGAGAACCTGGAAAGGGCCCTCGAGGCGATGAAGGAGAAGGGAATCAGGCTGATAGACGAGACCCCGCGCTACGGGGCCGGCGGTGCCAGGATAGCGTTCGTCCACCCCAAGGGCACGGGAGGGGTATTGCTGGAGCTGAGCGAGAGGTAG
- a CDS encoding universal stress protein: MLKKILVAVDMSKMSEDVFLYGCTLAMRLGAEVTFLHVLPHPTLWRGYEPWLPPEIDVEVTEIARKKLDYYFRKAKENNPELEHTDYKMLVKEGNPSDVIINYARDNDMHLIVIGYRGQSTLERIVVGSTATNVGRYAHCSVLIFRPGEQII, translated from the coding sequence ATGCTGAAGAAGATACTCGTAGCGGTGGACATGAGCAAGATGTCCGAGGATGTGTTCCTGTACGGCTGCACCCTGGCCATGCGCCTGGGGGCGGAGGTCACGTTTCTTCACGTGCTTCCGCATCCGACTCTTTGGAGAGGTTACGAACCGTGGCTGCCCCCCGAGATAGACGTCGAGGTGACCGAGATCGCCCGCAAGAAGCTGGACTACTACTTCAGGAAGGCGAAGGAGAACAATCCCGAGCTGGAGCACACGGACTACAAGATGCTGGTTAAAGAGGGGAACCCTTCGGATGTGATCATCAACTACGCCAGGGACAACGACATGCACCTCATAGTGATAGGCTACAGAGGGCAGAGCACGCTGGAGCGCATCGTGGTGGGAAGCACGGCGACCAACGTCGGCAGGTACGCCCACTGTTCGGTGTTGATATTCCGTCCTGGCGAACAGATCATTTGA
- a CDS encoding phosphatidylserine decarboxylase family protein, which translates to MKPVREGWAAIALVAFMMLGSLYFAPPVALFLAPLLPGAFWFFRDPDRQAEKEGYLSPADGVVAGVERGEFPSIGKALRISIETGLFDVHVNRSPCDGVVERLVRYPGRMKAGAATNTQRKWERTIIELSTDFGLVILAQTAGFPGRDVVCRLSKDKRVSRGERYGLMASASRVDLYVPAGTRAQVEEGDRVLAGTSVLAVPGLFPQNMNLK; encoded by the coding sequence GTGAAGCCGGTAAGGGAAGGTTGGGCAGCGATCGCCCTGGTCGCCTTCATGATGCTGGGGAGCCTGTACTTCGCCCCCCCGGTGGCACTCTTTCTTGCGCCTCTTCTCCCGGGGGCCTTTTGGTTCTTCAGGGATCCCGACAGGCAGGCAGAGAAGGAGGGCTATCTTTCCCCTGCGGACGGCGTGGTGGCGGGAGTTGAAAGGGGTGAGTTCCCGTCGATCGGCAAGGCACTCAGGATAAGCATCGAGACAGGGCTTTTTGACGTTCACGTCAATCGTTCGCCCTGTGACGGGGTCGTCGAGAGACTGGTGAGATACCCTGGCAGGATGAAAGCGGGCGCGGCGACGAACACCCAGAGAAAGTGGGAGAGGACGATCATCGAGCTGTCCACGGATTTTGGGCTGGTCATCCTGGCTCAGACCGCCGGATTTCCCGGGAGGGATGTCGTGTGCCGGCTCTCGAAGGACAAGAGGGTGAGCAGGGGGGAGAGATACGGTTTGATGGCCTCTGCCTCCAGGGTCGATTTATATGTTCCCGCAGGCACAAGGGCGCAGGTCGAGGAGGGAGACAGGGTGCTTGCTGGCACTTCCGTCCTCGCGGTTCCCGGCTTGTTCCCTCAGAATATGAATCTAAAGTAG
- the gyrA gene encoding DNA gyrase subunit A — protein sequence MDELKHDALSGKVLPLPLVEVIKNSYLDYAMSVIVGRALPDVRDGLKPVQRRILYSMMELGLKPGSAYKKSARVVGETMGKYHPHGDTAIYDTMARMAQDFSMRYPLVDGQGNYGSIDGDPPAAMRYTEAKLYETGELMLADIDQDTVEWGPNFDESLQEPLVLPSMIPNLLVNGSSGIAVGMATNIPPHNLLEVADALEYLIDCEGEPELGEIYSRLPGPDFPTGGIILGINGIVDAYRTGRGKIILRGRTHVEEGKRGRTAVVITEIPYMVNKGSLIETIASCVQDKLIDGIADVRDESDRDGLRIVLDLQRDADAELVKRQLYRRTQLQSTFGVINLALVDNSPKELPIAEMLSHFLEHRRSVVRRRTNFRLEKALARAHIIEGLVKALDIIDQVIAVIRAARTAQEAKAGLSGPLGFSDLQAQAILEMRLQRLTGLEREKLDQELASLLADIERLRSILSEPRILDGVVKDELDVLRKKFDSPRRTEIIESYEEVSIEDLIPEEDIVVTLSKDGFLRRRSLDEYVPQARGGKGRRGAPLREEDEISVFAVTNTHKDVYLFTSTGRVYAVRGHMIPESRSGKGRHVGKLVPLDEGETVVSMYGRSAEGKSQLFFATRKGVAKRLSLSEITHVSRGGKRVLTLDEGDGIAQVRLTSGEDELLFMTAKGQGLRVSEKAFRSMGRTARGVRGIRLGKGDEVISCEVVDPNRHALVIGERGVAKRTSFLEFTLRHRGGLGVRAMRLGPRTGDLVGCWSVAEGDEIMAATSRGRIIRVAVAEIPILSRTAMGAITVRLDEGDSVADVSVIRGDVCCEEAIVCEGDEK from the coding sequence ATGGACGAACTCAAGCATGACGCCCTCTCCGGAAAAGTATTGCCGCTTCCGCTCGTGGAGGTAATCAAGAACAGCTACCTCGACTACGCGATGAGCGTCATAGTAGGGCGGGCGCTTCCGGATGTGCGCGACGGGCTTAAACCCGTGCAGAGGCGCATCCTGTACTCGATGATGGAGCTGGGGCTGAAGCCGGGCTCCGCCTACAAAAAGTCGGCTCGCGTCGTCGGAGAGACCATGGGAAAGTACCATCCCCACGGCGACACGGCGATATACGACACGATGGCAAGGATGGCCCAGGACTTCAGCATGCGCTACCCGCTGGTCGACGGGCAGGGCAACTACGGCTCCATAGACGGAGACCCGCCCGCCGCCATGCGCTACACCGAGGCCAAGCTGTACGAGACGGGCGAGCTGATGCTGGCCGACATAGACCAAGACACGGTCGAATGGGGGCCTAACTTCGACGAGTCCCTTCAGGAACCGCTGGTGCTTCCGTCTATGATACCCAACCTGCTGGTAAACGGCAGCTCCGGCATAGCCGTAGGAATGGCCACGAACATCCCGCCGCACAACCTGCTGGAGGTGGCTGACGCCCTTGAGTACCTGATCGACTGCGAGGGGGAGCCGGAGCTTGGAGAGATCTACTCGCGACTGCCCGGCCCCGACTTTCCGACGGGCGGGATAATACTGGGGATAAACGGCATCGTCGACGCCTACCGCACCGGCAGGGGAAAGATAATCCTGCGGGGAAGGACTCACGTCGAGGAGGGCAAGAGGGGAAGGACAGCGGTCGTCATCACGGAGATCCCCTACATGGTCAACAAGGGCTCTCTGATCGAGACCATAGCCTCCTGCGTGCAGGACAAGCTGATAGATGGCATAGCGGACGTCAGGGACGAGTCGGACCGAGACGGGCTGCGAATAGTGCTTGACCTTCAGCGGGACGCCGACGCCGAGCTGGTAAAGCGCCAACTCTACAGGCGCACCCAGCTTCAGTCGACCTTCGGGGTCATCAACCTGGCACTGGTGGACAACAGTCCGAAGGAGCTGCCGATCGCCGAGATGCTCTCTCATTTCCTGGAGCACAGGCGCAGCGTAGTCCGCAGGAGGACCAACTTCAGGCTGGAGAAGGCCTTGGCGCGTGCCCATATTATCGAGGGGCTGGTCAAGGCCCTGGATATAATCGACCAGGTCATCGCCGTCATAAGGGCCGCCCGCACAGCGCAGGAGGCGAAGGCGGGGCTTTCGGGCCCGCTGGGCTTCTCGGACCTCCAGGCACAGGCGATACTTGAGATGCGCCTGCAGCGCCTGACCGGGCTGGAGCGGGAAAAGCTCGACCAGGAGCTCGCATCCCTGTTAGCGGACATCGAGCGATTAAGAAGCATTCTCAGCGAACCGAGGATCCTCGACGGCGTCGTTAAGGACGAGCTCGACGTACTGCGGAAGAAGTTCGACAGCCCGCGCAGGACCGAGATAATCGAAAGCTACGAGGAGGTCTCCATAGAGGATCTCATCCCCGAGGAGGACATAGTCGTCACCCTCTCCAAGGACGGCTTCCTGCGACGCAGAAGTTTAGACGAGTACGTTCCCCAGGCCAGGGGGGGAAAGGGGCGGAGAGGAGCCCCTCTGCGCGAGGAGGACGAGATCTCGGTATTCGCGGTGACAAACACCCATAAAGACGTGTACCTGTTCACATCGACGGGACGAGTGTATGCCGTGCGCGGCCACATGATCCCGGAGTCTCGCTCTGGCAAGGGCAGACACGTAGGAAAGCTTGTGCCGCTTGACGAAGGGGAGACGGTCGTCTCCATGTACGGGCGAAGCGCCGAGGGGAAGAGCCAGCTCTTCTTTGCCACGCGCAAAGGAGTCGCCAAGCGATTGTCGCTCTCGGAGATAACTCACGTGAGCAGGGGCGGCAAAAGGGTGCTGACGCTCGACGAGGGGGATGGAATCGCCCAGGTTCGACTGACGTCGGGCGAGGACGAGCTTCTCTTCATGACCGCCAAGGGGCAGGGGCTGAGGGTCAGCGAGAAGGCATTCCGCTCCATGGGCAGGACGGCGCGAGGAGTGCGCGGGATCAGGCTTGGCAAGGGCGACGAGGTGATAAGCTGCGAGGTCGTCGACCCGAATCGCCACGCTCTCGTGATCGGCGAGAGGGGAGTTGCCAAGCGAACCAGCTTCTTGGAGTTCACTCTGCGGCACAGGGGAGGGCTCGGGGTGCGTGCCATGAGGCTCGGCCCCAGGACAGGCGACCTGGTGGGATGCTGGTCCGTGGCCGAGGGGGACGAGATCATGGCGGCGACCTCGCGCGGCAGGATAATAAGGGTCGCGGTAGCCGAGATACCGATACTCAGCAGGACGGCCATGGGCGCGATAACGGTTCGCCTGGACGAAGGCGACAGCGTGGCCGACGTGAGCGTGATCAGGGGCGACGTCTGCTGCGAGGAGGCCATTGTCTGCGAAGGGGACGAGAAGTGA
- a CDS encoding toxin-antitoxin system HicB family antitoxin translates to MKNLDYYMSLPYVTEVTELSEEDGGGVVLCHPELGRLSTNAWGETYEEARGMLIEIKRGVFERCLADNLPIPEPKSEDLQKYSGRILLRMPRSLHKAVAEAAEEEGQSINAYIVGALLKTTERGEVAKEILAAIGSQIENTMRFAMFNFGEIGYYARDHALEKQAARRGAEHPSWAATQESSQVS, encoded by the coding sequence ATGAAAAACCTGGACTACTATATGAGTCTTCCGTATGTCACTGAAGTCACAGAATTGTCGGAGGAGGACGGCGGCGGTGTTGTGCTCTGTCACCCGGAGCTGGGCAGACTGTCAACCAACGCATGGGGAGAGACGTATGAAGAAGCAAGGGGGATGCTGATTGAAATAAAGCGGGGCGTTTTCGAGCGCTGCCTTGCCGATAACCTTCCAATTCCCGAACCGAAGAGCGAAGACCTGCAAAAGTACAGCGGAAGAATACTTCTGCGCATGCCGCGTTCTCTCCACAAGGCCGTTGCGGAAGCGGCAGAAGAAGAGGGGCAGAGCATAAATGCCTATATCGTCGGTGCTCTGCTGAAAACCACAGAGAGAGGCGAGGTTGCCAAAGAAATACTCGCCGCGATTGGTTCCCAAATAGAGAACACTATGCGCTTTGCAATGTTCAACTTTGGAGAGATCGGCTACTATGCCCGGGATCACGCGCTTGAGAAACAGGCGGCAAGGCGCGGAGCAGAACACCCGTCCTGGGCCGCGACTCAGGAGTCGTCTCAGGTATCATGA
- a CDS encoding prepilin peptidase codes for MGSFLNVVAMRSISGKPWGGSERSACAECDLVLEWKDLVPLFSWLFLRGRCRRCGARISARYFAVEVIGAVAGGLLLWRWGFSAALPFAMTAAFGLFLNALTDIEDGYVFDVFPLAMGIIGGLMRICGGAGALLDGALGAAVGFASIGGIILLSRGGMGWGDATLAAGAGAILGWRMLVLTLYSGFMIGGVITVMLMIAGKVRRKDSVPLVPFLAAGGLFTLIAGPFILRSFGSAPGWPW; via the coding sequence TTGGGTTCGTTTTTGAACGTGGTGGCGATGAGGAGCATCTCCGGCAAGCCTTGGGGCGGGTCGGAGCGATCTGCGTGCGCTGAGTGCGACTTGGTGCTTGAGTGGAAGGACCTGGTTCCGCTTTTCTCCTGGCTTTTTCTAAGGGGAAGATGCAGGCGCTGCGGTGCAAGGATAAGCGCCAGGTATTTCGCCGTGGAGGTGATAGGCGCCGTCGCAGGCGGGCTTCTGCTGTGGAGGTGGGGCTTCTCCGCCGCCCTGCCCTTCGCCATGACTGCGGCTTTCGGGCTGTTTCTCAACGCCCTCACCGACATAGAGGACGGTTACGTGTTCGATGTCTTCCCCCTGGCGATGGGAATTATCGGGGGCCTGATGCGCATCTGCGGCGGCGCGGGTGCGTTGCTGGACGGGGCGCTCGGTGCCGCGGTCGGCTTCGCCTCGATCGGGGGGATAATACTGCTGTCCAGGGGCGGCATGGGCTGGGGAGATGCCACGCTGGCCGCGGGCGCCGGGGCGATCTTGGGATGGCGCATGCTGGTCCTCACTCTCTACTCCGGCTTTATGATAGGCGGGGTAATCACAGTCATGCTGATGATCGCCGGAAAGGTGAGGCGCAAGGACTCGGTTCCGTTGGTGCCTTTCCTCGCGGCCGGCGGGCTTTTTACTCTTATCGCCGGGCCCTTTATCCTCCGGTCATTTGGAAGCGCCCCAGGGTGGCCCTGGTGA
- a CDS encoding fumarate hydratase, with the protein MREIPVRRITDTVAKLIEEAAYRLPGDMLASLRAASDAEEEGPASAVLDTILENARVASEGVYPLCQDCGMTIVFIDVGQDVRLVGGDLADSVDEGVRRAYRDAYLRCSIVDDPLYDRKNTGDNTPAKIHCRIVPGTHVRVAVSLKGFGSENMSALAMLPPAAGEQGVIDFVVDTVRRAGPNPCPPVVLGIGIGSDFEGVAELAKRALLRPVGESNPAPRYAALEERLLAEVNSLGIGAAGYGGTITALGVNVEQAPTHIAGLPVAVNICCHSNRHASGVL; encoded by the coding sequence GTGAGGGAGATCCCGGTTCGCAGGATAACCGACACGGTTGCAAAACTCATCGAGGAGGCGGCGTACAGGCTCCCCGGCGACATGCTGGCGAGCCTTCGCGCCGCCTCTGACGCGGAGGAGGAAGGCCCGGCGTCGGCCGTACTAGACACGATACTGGAGAACGCCCGGGTCGCCTCGGAGGGAGTCTATCCCCTCTGCCAGGACTGCGGCATGACGATCGTCTTCATCGACGTCGGGCAGGACGTCCGGCTGGTCGGCGGCGATCTGGCGGACTCGGTGGACGAAGGGGTTCGAAGGGCCTACAGGGATGCCTACCTGCGCTGCTCCATAGTGGACGATCCTCTGTACGATAGGAAGAACACGGGCGACAACACCCCGGCCAAGATCCACTGTCGGATCGTGCCGGGGACGCATGTCCGGGTCGCAGTCTCGCTGAAGGGCTTCGGAAGCGAGAACATGAGCGCGCTTGCAATGCTGCCCCCCGCCGCGGGCGAACAGGGGGTCATAGACTTCGTGGTGGATACCGTCAGGAGGGCGGGCCCCAACCCTTGCCCTCCCGTAGTGCTGGGAATCGGCATAGGCAGCGACTTCGAGGGTGTCGCGGAGCTGGCCAAGAGAGCCCTGCTCCGGCCGGTGGGTGAGAGCAACCCCGCGCCGCGCTACGCCGCCCTCGAGGAGAGGCTGCTGGCCGAGGTAAACTCCCTCGGCATAGGGGCCGCGGGGTACGGAGGCACGATCACCGCGCTAGGGGTGAACGTCGAGCAAGCGCCGACTCATATCGCCGGGCTGCCGGTGGCCGTCAACATCTGCTGCCATTCAAACAGGCACGCCTCGGGCGTCCTCTAG
- a CDS encoding type II toxin-antitoxin system HicA family toxin yields the protein MSTLEKTIDSWGRIVEEQFSTVKSVLESFGFRLENQKGSHSIFRHPLISECYKLFPELFPRDFAPDGSL from the coding sequence TTGTCCACCCTGGAAAAGACCATTGACTCATGGGGTCGAATTGTCGAAGAGCAGTTCTCCACTGTGAAAAGCGTTTTGGAGTCGTTTGGTTTCAGGCTTGAAAACCAAAAGGGATCGCATTCCATTTTTCGCCATCCACTGATAAGCGAATGTTACAAGCTTTTTCCCGAACTTTTTCCCAGGGATTTCGCGCCGGATGGCTCTCTGTAA
- a CDS encoding GntR family transcriptional regulator produces MVSRVFHSLGDQVFETIKELIVGNTYLPGEMLQIDKLAAEFGVSTTPIREALLRLEALGLVDIERNKAAVVTQVSEKRSRHVWEFRRLLEGRVARDAALHCTDDEMDLVESKLRLVQENPDDFDLYLESDVALHSLLASKTDNPLILDALNNLSVHAKRIRYFAEKGPFREEVLDAVTKEHLEILSSLREHDPDKTEALIIRHLNNAEERTRRALLGGEG; encoded by the coding sequence TTGGTAAGCAGGGTTTTTCATTCCTTGGGCGACCAGGTGTTCGAGACCATAAAAGAGCTGATAGTAGGCAACACCTATCTGCCCGGAGAGATGCTTCAGATCGACAAGCTGGCGGCGGAATTCGGCGTGAGCACGACGCCCATAAGGGAGGCCCTGTTACGACTTGAGGCTTTGGGGCTTGTGGACATAGAGAGGAACAAGGCGGCCGTGGTGACCCAGGTGAGCGAGAAGCGCTCGCGGCACGTGTGGGAGTTCCGCCGTCTGCTCGAGGGCAGGGTGGCGCGGGATGCGGCTCTTCACTGCACGGACGACGAGATGGACCTTGTGGAGTCGAAGCTGCGCCTGGTGCAGGAGAATCCGGATGACTTCGACCTGTACCTTGAGTCCGACGTGGCCCTCCACTCCCTGTTGGCCAGCAAGACGGACAACCCCCTGATCCTGGACGCACTTAACAACCTCAGCGTGCACGCCAAGAGGATCAGGTACTTCGCGGAAAAGGGACCTTTCAGGGAGGAAGTGCTTGACGCGGTGACGAAGGAGCATCTGGAGATCCTCTCGTCCCTTCGGGAGCACGATCCCGACAAGACTGAGGCCCTTATCATCAGGCATCTTAACAACGCCGAGGAGAGGACTAGGAGGGCGCTGCTGGGAGGCGAGGGCTGA